From Ignavibacterium sp.:
TCTTTTCACCGTTTTTTACAGTCCGGACATTCATCGAAAAAAGCTTTGGAACTTCGAATTTGGAAATTAGATGAACTTCAAGTGATGATGAACCTTCTTTGAGAGCTTTGTCAATCATATCTGTTGCGGCTGCAATACTTTCTGAGTCAATGAATTCGGTAAAGTGTTTACCAATTACCTCGGCGGGTGAATAATCAAGTTCTTTGCATCCATAATTATTAGCTGCAACCACAAATCCATCTGAATTGAGAACGAATATCAATTCCTGAGATATATCAAAGAAACTGAGGAATAATTCTCTCCAATCACCAAATTGTAAAAATGCCCGATGATCAAAATGTTCCAGTAATAATTCACGTATTTTATCTTTTTCCAAAATGTTGCTCATCTTCATAAAGATAGGTTTCCTGAGGTCTGAAAATAGTATGAAATGAAAAGTAAATCAAACTTATATCAATTAGGTTTTACCTCTTGCTGAATAAGTTCGAAGTATTTACGAATGAGTTCTTCATAATCTTTACTATATCCTTCGCGAATTGCTTTATCAATCTCATCTTTCAGGAAATCTTTCTTTTGTTTAAGCAGATTAAGCTCTGAAGGACTTTGTCTTACAATATTTTTTCCTGTTTCAGATTTTCTTTCCTGTTCAAAGTCTCTTTCATTGATTGAACGTTGCGCATCAAGAAGTTTAGATAAAATTCTTTCCTGCTTCTGAATTAAATCATCAGTCAGTTTTTCGGTTTGCATATCAGTAATTACTTCCTGCATTTGTTTTGCGATGTTCTCAAGATTTGCAGGAATTTTTTTTGACTCGCCGGATTCTTTTGCTTCCTTATTAAGTTGCTCAAGTGATTTTTGAATTAACTGCTGCTGTTGAGCAAGTCTCTGAAGTTGTGCCTGCTGTTCCTGATTCAGATTTCCTTGTTGCATTTGCTGTAACATTTGAGTCATATTATTTAATGTCATCTGTTGACCGGATAATTGCTGAAGCTGTTGAAGCAAAGACATCATTCCTCCTTGTCCGCTTCCGCCTTGCATCATTGATTCAAGTTGACTTTTCATCATCATAATCGCCTGATTCATATTTCCCATAGCTTCCTGCTGAAACATCGCAGAATTTTTTGGATTTCTGTTCTGCATATTGCTCAGTGATTGCTCCATATTTTTATTTGCAAGTCCGAGCGCCTTACCCATTTCAGGTGTAACAGCAAAAGTCTTTTGCGATAATTGTGCAAGCTGTTCAAGTAGCTTGTTCAAATTATTTTTAATTTCATTCTGTTGCTGAGCCAGTGTCTGATATTGTGATGAGTTTGGATCAAGTTTTTGCGATTGATTTTTTAATTCTTCCTGTTTCTTTGATAATGAAAGCAGATTATCGATTATTCTCATCATATCAGTAAAAGTCTGCATCTGATTTTGCTGCATCATCTGATCTTTCATTTGCTGCATCATTTGCTGCATCTGCTGCATATTGTTGCTCAGTTGCTTCTGATTTTTTTGTGCATTCTGTTTTTGTCCCTGCTTCAGATTTTGTGATGCCTGTTTTGAAAGCTGTTCATTCTGCTGTTTATCAAACTCTTCCATCAGTTTGTCAAGCTCTTCTTTCGGAACATCTGACATATCCTGCATTTTTTCTTTAAGGTCTTCCATTGTGTTTTCAAGGTTCTGAAGCTCTTTACTTATTTCATCCTGCTGCTTGCTTAGATTTTCATTTTCCTTTTGATCGTTAGGATTACTCTTTTCTGTTTGCTTACTAAGTTCCTCCTGTTTCTCATTCATTCTCTCTGTTCTCTTAAGCATTTCATCAATCTTTTGTTCAATCTGAATTCTCTTCAGAAGATTCATAGTTCGTTCAATGCTTTTTCTGAATTTCTCTTCATCAATCTGCATATTCTTCATCTGATCCTGAGTCATATTTCTGTTGAGCTGCTCAAGTGTTTGTCGCATTTGTTCCAAAGTTTTTTTCAGCTCATCACTTGTCATTTCTTCCATCAATTCCTGCAGCTGCATATATTTTTCAAGTGTTTCTTTTGAAAGCAGTTTATTCTGTTGAAGTTCATTCTGAACATCTTTTAGTTTTTCAGAAATACTTTGCATTTTCTCTTGCAGAGATTCGAATTTGTCAAGTGCCTTTTCAATCTTTTGTTTTTCTTCCCAGGTTAATTCTTTCTTATCCTGCTTCAAGTCACGATTTATCTGCTCAATATCTTTTTTAAGTTCCTGAGCTTCTTTGATTGTTTCCTGAAGTTCTTTCAGTGCGTCATCCTGCGTTTTATCAACTTGAGCGAGAATTTCATCAAGCGATGGAACACGAAGATTTATTGTTTGTGTCTTTGCTGATTTTGGTCCGCTGATGTTATCATTATCAAAAATCTCCAGATAAAATGTAAACACATCATTTACTGCGGGAGAAAGTTTTGTCAGATTCCAGATGTAATCAACAAACTGTTCTTTGATGTTTTTGTCAAACTGAATTTCAATCTGTGAAAAATTCTCTTGCGGCTTTTCGTATTGTGATGAAGATAATCTGTAGTTCAAAACAAGTTTTGTAAATCCAAAGTCATCAGAAACTTTAAGATTTATTGGAACGCGATTGTCTTCCGGAAGATTGATATCAGTTCTTGGAAAGTTCAGTTCAATTGACGGATAAGCATCTTCAAGGGCTTTAATACTATAAGTTACCGGTTGGAGATTGTTATCATTGTTTAAGTCAGTAATAATTATCTGATAATTTTTGTCGCCCGAGATTCTGATTGAACCACTTGCCTGATTATTGTTTGAGGTTAACAGAACTTCGCTTGAATCACTAAAAACTATTTTACTGCTTTTAACCTCTTTACTTGCAATCAACTTGTATTCTACTATTGAACCTTTAAGTGCCGTGATGTTGCCATTATCTTTCTGTTCGGTTACAGGAAGTTTTGAATATGCCGGAGGAATAATTTTTACTTCCAGAAGTTTTATTACAGGATGATCGGTTACTTCAATTTTATATTCTTCACTTCTTATTTCTTTAGCAAAAGCAAAATAGTCTGTTGTGTTTCTGATATTCTGAAATTTGTAGGAATATACTCCCACCGAATCTCTTTCAAGTTTATGATTTGTAAATCCTGTTTCTGTAACATCTTTCTCTGCTAAAAATATTTCGCCAGGATCTTTTCCGGTTACTTTAATCTTAACTTCAACATTTTCTCCTTTAGTGATTTTGGTGTTGCCGGGAAAAACCTCAAACTGAAATTCTGCAGGAGGAATAAATTTTTTTCCATAACTGAAAAATCTTCCGCTTGCAGTAGCGATTGGTGAGATGAGCAACACCGAAAATAAAACAACAGCAGCAATTACTATAAAATTTGTGAAATGTTTTTTGAGTGAATTGAATGAGATGATTTCGGAAAAATCAATGTCTTTAACTTTCTGATAAACATTACTGAATGCCGCATCAATTAATTCAACTGAATAAAGATTTATTGTTGAAGTGCCATTAACAAGTTGAAGTGAATTAAGTAACTCGTCTTTAACAAAAGGAAAGTGAAGTCCGGCAATCTTAGCGGTTTCAAAATAATTTCTCGAAGGGATTATGTTGAATAGTTTAAGTATTGGAATGAACACAAAGTAAGCAAGTGATGAAATAATAATTACAACCCAGCTATAAAAAAGTATAGTTCTTATTGAAGCTGAAAATCTGAATAATGATTCCGCAAGTATAAACAGGAATAATGCAGCAATTATGATTGAAAGACTTATCAACAATCCTTTGGCAGTAATCAATGAAAAATTTTTTCTGACAAGTTTTTCTAGCTTACTGATTATTTCGCTATAATATTTTGATTGCGATTCACTCATTGACTTAGTGCAAATAGAATAATGTTAGTACCAAATTTAAGTG
This genomic window contains:
- a CDS encoding DUF4175 family protein; protein product: MSESQSKYYSEIISKLEKLVRKNFSLITAKGLLISLSIIIAALFLFILAESLFRFSASIRTILFYSWVVIIISSLAYFVFIPILKLFNIIPSRNYFETAKIAGLHFPFVKDELLNSLQLVNGTSTINLYSVELIDAAFSNVYQKVKDIDFSEIISFNSLKKHFTNFIVIAAVVLFSVLLISPIATASGRFFSYGKKFIPPAEFQFEVFPGNTKITKGENVEVKIKVTGKDPGEIFLAEKDVTETGFTNHKLERDSVGVYSYKFQNIRNTTDYFAFAKEIRSEEYKIEVTDHPVIKLLEVKIIPPAYSKLPVTEQKDNGNITALKGSIVEYKLIASKEVKSSKIVFSDSSEVLLTSNNNQASGSIRISGDKNYQIIITDLNNDNNLQPVTYSIKALEDAYPSIELNFPRTDINLPEDNRVPINLKVSDDFGFTKLVLNYRLSSSQYEKPQENFSQIEIQFDKNIKEQFVDYIWNLTKLSPAVNDVFTFYLEIFDNDNISGPKSAKTQTINLRVPSLDEILAQVDKTQDDALKELQETIKEAQELKKDIEQINRDLKQDKKELTWEEKQKIEKALDKFESLQEKMQSISEKLKDVQNELQQNKLLSKETLEKYMQLQELMEEMTSDELKKTLEQMRQTLEQLNRNMTQDQMKNMQIDEEKFRKSIERTMNLLKRIQIEQKIDEMLKRTERMNEKQEELSKQTEKSNPNDQKENENLSKQQDEISKELQNLENTMEDLKEKMQDMSDVPKEELDKLMEEFDKQQNEQLSKQASQNLKQGQKQNAQKNQKQLSNNMQQMQQMMQQMKDQMMQQNQMQTFTDMMRIIDNLLSLSKKQEELKNQSQKLDPNSSQYQTLAQQQNEIKNNLNKLLEQLAQLSQKTFAVTPEMGKALGLANKNMEQSLSNMQNRNPKNSAMFQQEAMGNMNQAIMMMKSQLESMMQGGSGQGGMMSLLQQLQQLSGQQMTLNNMTQMLQQMQQGNLNQEQQAQLQRLAQQQQLIQKSLEQLNKEAKESGESKKIPANLENIAKQMQEVITDMQTEKLTDDLIQKQERILSKLLDAQRSINERDFEQERKSETGKNIVRQSPSELNLLKQKKDFLKDEIDKAIREGYSKDYEELIRKYFELIQQEVKPN